In Penaeus monodon isolate SGIC_2016 chromosome 26, NSTDA_Pmon_1, whole genome shotgun sequence, the following are encoded in one genomic region:
- the LOC119590066 gene encoding serine/threonine-protein phosphatase 2A 65 kDa regulatory subunit A alpha isoform-like isoform X1, whose product MASSETATDDSLYPIAVLIDELRNEDVQLRLNSIKKLSTIALALGVERTRSELIPFLTDTIYDEDEVLLALAEQLGTFTPLVGGPEYVHCLLPPLESLATVEETVVRDKAVDSLRRICEEHNTEDLESHFVPLVKRLAVGDWFTSRTSACGLFSVCYPRLSVATKAELRSHFRSLCQDDTPMVRRAAAAKLGEFAKVVEVEYLKTDLIPMFVALAQDEQSTPQLWQDSVRLLAVEACVSMAGLLQQEDTEMLVMPTLRQAAEDKSWRVRYMVADRFIDLQKAVGPEITKTDLVPAFQSLLKDVEAEVRAAAAGKVKDFCQNVDPSVQENVIMNNVLPCVKELVTDGNQHVKSALAGVIMGLSPILGKENTVNHLLPLFLSQLKDECPEVRLNIISNLDCVNEVIGIQQLSQSLLPAIVELAEDTKWRVRLAIIEYMPLLAGQLGVEFFNQSLSKLCMTWLVDHVYAIREAATNNLRKLVEKFGSEWASQNVLPKINAMSRDGNYLHRMTCLACINVVGEVCGKDVTTKTLLPTVLSMANDNVPNVRFNVAKTLQIIGPHVEKDALHSQVKPVLDRLNDDADTDVKYFASEALTAMTPLFAAS is encoded by the exons TTACGGCTGAATTCCATCAAAAAGCTTTCCACAATTGCTCTTGCACTGGGTGTGGAGCGAACTCGCAGCGAATTGATCCCCTTCTTGACTGACACAATCTATGATGAAGATGAAGTATTGCTCGCACTTGCAGAACAGCTTGGCACTTTCACCCCACTGGTTGGAGGGCCAGAATACGTACATTGTCTCCTG cCCCCTCTGGAATCCCTGGCTACAGTTGAAGAAACAGTAGTACGAGATAAAGCTGTTGATTCACTGAGAAGGATTTGTGAAGAACACAACACAGAAGATTTGGAGTCACATTTTGTCCCTCTGGTGAAGCGATTGGCTGTAGGAGACTGGTTCACATCACGCACATCTGCCTGTGGACTTTTCTCAGTATGCTATCCAAGATTGTCTGTGGCAACAAAGG CTGAATTGCGATCACATTTCCGTTCTCTGTGTCAAGATGACACACCCATGGTACGACGTGCAGCAGCAGCCAAATTGGGTGAATTTGCAAAGGTTGTAGAAGTGGAATATCTGAAGACAGACCTTATCCCCATGTTTGTTGCACTTGCCCAGGATGAACAG AGTACTCCTCAACTCTGGCAGGATTCAGTGCGGCTTTTGGCGGTGGAGGCATGCGTAAGCATGGCTGGGCTCCTACAGCAGGAGGACACAGAGATGCTGGTGATGCCAACACTCCGCCAGGCTGCAGAAGACAAGTCATGGAGGGTTCGTTACATGGTGGCAGACCGCTTCATTGACCTCCAGAAGGCAGTGGGGCCTGAAATCACCAAAACAGATCTCGTACCAGCGTTCCAGAGTCTGTTGAAGGATGTTGAGGCTGaa GTACGTGCAGCAGCTGCTGGAAAAGTCAAAGATTTCTGCCAGAATGTGGATCCAAGTGTGCAGGAAAATGTTATCATGAACAACGTTTTACCATGTGTAAAG GAACTAGTAACAGATGGTAACCAACATGTAAAGAGTGCACTAGCGGGTGTTATCATGGGCCTGTCGCCCATCCTAGGGAAAGAGAACACAGTGAACCACCTTCTTCCGCTATTCCTGTCACAGCTGAAGGATGAATGCCCTGAAGTCAGACTTAACATTATCTCTAATCTCGACTGTGTGAATGAAGTCATTGGAATCCAACAG CTGTCGCAATCATTGTTGCCAGCCATTGTAGAGTTAGCAGAAGACACAAAGTGGCGTGTTCGCCTGGCCATTATTGAATATATGCCCCTTCTTGCTGGTCAACTTGGGGTTGAATTCTTCAACCAATCCCTCTCCAAACTGTGCATGACCTGGCTAGTGGATCATG TATATGCTATCCGTGAGGCTGCTACTAACAACCTAAGAAAGCTTGTGGAGAAATTTGGTTCTGAGTGGGCCTCCCAGAATGTATTGCCCAAGATTAATGCCATGTCACGGGACGGCAACTACCTTCACCGTATGACCTGTCTTGCTTGTATCAAC GTTGTTGGTGAAGTGTGTGGAAAGGATGTGACGACCAAGACTCTGCTGCCCACAGTCCTCTCCATGGCAAATGATAACGTTCCCAATGTCAGGTTTAATGTGGCAAAAACTCTACAGATTATTGGTCCCCATGTGGAAAAAGA TGCCCTCCACTCGCAAGTTAAACCCGTGTTGGACAGACTCAATGATGATGCAGATACAGATGTGAAATATTTTGCATCAGAGGCTTTAACAG CCATGACACCATTGTTTGCGGCATCGTAG
- the LOC119590066 gene encoding serine/threonine-protein phosphatase 2A 65 kDa regulatory subunit A alpha isoform-like isoform X2, which translates to MASSETATDDSLYPIAVLIDELRNEDVQLRLNSIKKLSTIALALGVERTRSELIPFLTDTIYDEDEVLLALAEQLGTFTPLVGGPEYVHCLLPPLESLATVEETVVRDKAVDSLRRICEEHNTEDLESHFVPLVKRLAVGDWFTSRTSACGLFSVCYPRLSVATKAELRSHFRSLCQDDTPMVRRAAAAKLGEFAKVVEVEYLKTDLIPMFVALAQDEQDSVRLLAVEACVSMAGLLQQEDTEMLVMPTLRQAAEDKSWRVRYMVADRFIDLQKAVGPEITKTDLVPAFQSLLKDVEAEVRAAAAGKVKDFCQNVDPSVQENVIMNNVLPCVKELVTDGNQHVKSALAGVIMGLSPILGKENTVNHLLPLFLSQLKDECPEVRLNIISNLDCVNEVIGIQQLSQSLLPAIVELAEDTKWRVRLAIIEYMPLLAGQLGVEFFNQSLSKLCMTWLVDHVYAIREAATNNLRKLVEKFGSEWASQNVLPKINAMSRDGNYLHRMTCLACINVVGEVCGKDVTTKTLLPTVLSMANDNVPNVRFNVAKTLQIIGPHVEKDALHSQVKPVLDRLNDDADTDVKYFASEALTAMTPLFAAS; encoded by the exons TTACGGCTGAATTCCATCAAAAAGCTTTCCACAATTGCTCTTGCACTGGGTGTGGAGCGAACTCGCAGCGAATTGATCCCCTTCTTGACTGACACAATCTATGATGAAGATGAAGTATTGCTCGCACTTGCAGAACAGCTTGGCACTTTCACCCCACTGGTTGGAGGGCCAGAATACGTACATTGTCTCCTG cCCCCTCTGGAATCCCTGGCTACAGTTGAAGAAACAGTAGTACGAGATAAAGCTGTTGATTCACTGAGAAGGATTTGTGAAGAACACAACACAGAAGATTTGGAGTCACATTTTGTCCCTCTGGTGAAGCGATTGGCTGTAGGAGACTGGTTCACATCACGCACATCTGCCTGTGGACTTTTCTCAGTATGCTATCCAAGATTGTCTGTGGCAACAAAGG CTGAATTGCGATCACATTTCCGTTCTCTGTGTCAAGATGACACACCCATGGTACGACGTGCAGCAGCAGCCAAATTGGGTGAATTTGCAAAGGTTGTAGAAGTGGAATATCTGAAGACAGACCTTATCCCCATGTTTGTTGCACTTGCCCAGGATGAACAG GATTCAGTGCGGCTTTTGGCGGTGGAGGCATGCGTAAGCATGGCTGGGCTCCTACAGCAGGAGGACACAGAGATGCTGGTGATGCCAACACTCCGCCAGGCTGCAGAAGACAAGTCATGGAGGGTTCGTTACATGGTGGCAGACCGCTTCATTGACCTCCAGAAGGCAGTGGGGCCTGAAATCACCAAAACAGATCTCGTACCAGCGTTCCAGAGTCTGTTGAAGGATGTTGAGGCTGaa GTACGTGCAGCAGCTGCTGGAAAAGTCAAAGATTTCTGCCAGAATGTGGATCCAAGTGTGCAGGAAAATGTTATCATGAACAACGTTTTACCATGTGTAAAG GAACTAGTAACAGATGGTAACCAACATGTAAAGAGTGCACTAGCGGGTGTTATCATGGGCCTGTCGCCCATCCTAGGGAAAGAGAACACAGTGAACCACCTTCTTCCGCTATTCCTGTCACAGCTGAAGGATGAATGCCCTGAAGTCAGACTTAACATTATCTCTAATCTCGACTGTGTGAATGAAGTCATTGGAATCCAACAG CTGTCGCAATCATTGTTGCCAGCCATTGTAGAGTTAGCAGAAGACACAAAGTGGCGTGTTCGCCTGGCCATTATTGAATATATGCCCCTTCTTGCTGGTCAACTTGGGGTTGAATTCTTCAACCAATCCCTCTCCAAACTGTGCATGACCTGGCTAGTGGATCATG TATATGCTATCCGTGAGGCTGCTACTAACAACCTAAGAAAGCTTGTGGAGAAATTTGGTTCTGAGTGGGCCTCCCAGAATGTATTGCCCAAGATTAATGCCATGTCACGGGACGGCAACTACCTTCACCGTATGACCTGTCTTGCTTGTATCAAC GTTGTTGGTGAAGTGTGTGGAAAGGATGTGACGACCAAGACTCTGCTGCCCACAGTCCTCTCCATGGCAAATGATAACGTTCCCAATGTCAGGTTTAATGTGGCAAAAACTCTACAGATTATTGGTCCCCATGTGGAAAAAGA TGCCCTCCACTCGCAAGTTAAACCCGTGTTGGACAGACTCAATGATGATGCAGATACAGATGTGAAATATTTTGCATCAGAGGCTTTAACAG CCATGACACCATTGTTTGCGGCATCGTAG